From one Actinomyces sp. Marseille-P3109 genomic stretch:
- a CDS encoding DUF1156 domain-containing protein yields the protein MPRKLIEVALPLDAINQQSAREKSIRKGHPSTLHLWWSRKPTATSRAVLFSQLVDDPSERYEEFLEAARAAGETDPESAAERAVEAERRRLFTLITRMVNWDNIGDEHLMREVMGEIRRSTGDEPPAVLDPFAGGGSIPLEAQRLGLEAHASDLNPVAVLINKALIEIPPRFAGCAPVFPGADDGTRSWPGAHGLAEDVRRYGEWMREEAWRRIGHLYPRAQLPDGSEATVIAWIWARTVTCPNPACGIETPLVSKWWLGKKKGKEAYIVPTVVGDHVEYSIGHDPKRAPTKQDDGTVDRNGARCLACEAHIGFDYLRSEARSGRMGAELTAIATEGRGSRTYLPPDRGHVATAFRAVPSSTPMGELPEAALGFRVQAYGMLKYSDLFSSRQLTALTTFSDLVGEARERVLQDALASGMSEGQRFEAGGGGAGAYADAVATYLGFIVSRLTDYSSALNTWANNPQMEILRNVFARQALSMSWDFAEGNPFADSSGSMSIMVRAVSEAVSRVPACSYSDVLQADAALCEYRGAVISTDPPYYDNIGYSDLSDFFYVWLRRSLKDIHPSLFSTMLVPKAEELVANQYRHGGKDGARDFFEDGFRAVFANARRSANPDYPMTVYYAFKQSETNAAGRTSTGWSTILEGMIRSGWSITATWPVRSERGGRMRDIGSNALASSVVLVLRPRPEDAPTTNRRSLMRELRRTLPEAVETLRSGGIAPVDLAQAAIGPGMSVFSRYSRVISPDGTDMSVSEALTQINAVLDEVLGEQEGDLDPDTRWCLTWFDAHGFTEGPYGEAETLASARNASIDALKRSGVLTSGGGRVGLIAPADLPDDYDPRTDDRISHWEVVLHLARALDRRGIDEAGRLLSAAAERGLGADILQSLAYRLYSLAEKHGWTEAGLLFNALGGSWPEIATAARTAESTGPDIQTALDLDTLENH from the coding sequence GTGCCCAGGAAGCTCATTGAGGTGGCGCTGCCTCTCGACGCCATCAACCAGCAGTCCGCTCGGGAGAAATCCATCCGCAAGGGGCATCCCTCCACGCTGCACCTGTGGTGGTCCCGCAAGCCCACGGCCACCTCGCGCGCCGTGCTCTTCTCCCAGTTGGTCGACGACCCCTCCGAGCGCTACGAGGAGTTCCTGGAGGCGGCCCGGGCCGCGGGGGAGACAGACCCTGAGTCCGCCGCCGAGCGGGCCGTGGAGGCGGAGCGCCGCCGCCTGTTCACTCTCATCACCCGCATGGTGAACTGGGACAACATCGGCGATGAGCACCTCATGCGTGAGGTCATGGGGGAGATCCGCCGCTCCACGGGGGATGAGCCGCCCGCGGTCCTCGATCCCTTCGCCGGAGGCGGTTCCATCCCCCTGGAGGCCCAGCGGCTCGGCCTGGAGGCGCACGCCTCCGACCTCAACCCCGTGGCCGTCCTCATCAACAAGGCCCTCATCGAGATCCCGCCGCGCTTCGCCGGCTGCGCCCCGGTCTTCCCCGGCGCCGACGACGGCACGCGCAGCTGGCCCGGTGCGCACGGCCTGGCCGAGGACGTGCGCCGCTACGGGGAGTGGATGCGTGAGGAGGCCTGGAGGCGCATCGGCCACCTCTATCCGCGGGCGCAGTTGCCTGACGGATCGGAGGCGACCGTCATCGCCTGGATCTGGGCGCGGACCGTCACCTGCCCCAACCCGGCCTGCGGCATTGAGACTCCCCTCGTTTCGAAGTGGTGGCTGGGGAAGAAGAAGGGTAAGGAGGCCTACATCGTCCCGACGGTCGTCGGGGATCATGTCGAGTACTCCATCGGCCACGATCCCAAGCGGGCGCCGACGAAGCAGGATGATGGAACCGTTGATCGGAACGGCGCCCGTTGCCTGGCTTGTGAAGCGCATATCGGTTTCGACTATCTTCGGTCTGAGGCTCGGAGTGGTCGCATGGGGGCGGAACTGACAGCGATCGCTACGGAGGGACGCGGCTCTCGCACGTATTTGCCGCCGGACAGAGGTCATGTTGCAACGGCGTTTCGCGCCGTTCCGTCGAGCACCCCTATGGGAGAGCTTCCCGAGGCGGCATTGGGGTTCCGTGTGCAGGCATACGGCATGCTGAAGTACTCCGACCTGTTCAGTTCGCGTCAGTTGACGGCGTTGACCACCTTCTCGGATCTGGTGGGCGAGGCGCGTGAGCGCGTATTGCAGGACGCCCTCGCCAGCGGAATGAGTGAGGGGCAACGCTTTGAAGCAGGTGGTGGGGGAGCAGGGGCCTATGCTGATGCGGTGGCAACATATCTGGGGTTCATTGTATCCAGGCTTACCGACTACTCGTCGGCTCTGAATACGTGGGCAAATAACCCTCAGATGGAAATACTTCGCAACGTATTTGCTCGACAAGCCCTTTCGATGTCCTGGGATTTTGCTGAAGGAAATCCCTTTGCTGATTCCTCGGGGAGTATGTCAATTATGGTTAGGGCTGTTTCTGAAGCGGTTAGCCGGGTGCCTGCTTGCTCTTATTCCGATGTTCTTCAGGCTGATGCTGCATTATGTGAGTATCGAGGCGCCGTCATCTCCACAGATCCGCCGTACTACGACAATATCGGCTACTCGGACCTGTCCGACTTCTTCTACGTCTGGCTGCGCCGCTCCCTCAAGGACATCCACCCCTCCCTGTTCTCCACCATGCTCGTGCCCAAGGCCGAGGAACTGGTCGCCAACCAGTACCGGCATGGGGGCAAGGATGGGGCAAGGGACTTCTTCGAGGACGGCTTCCGCGCCGTCTTCGCCAATGCCCGCCGGAGCGCCAACCCGGACTACCCGATGACGGTCTACTACGCCTTCAAGCAGTCAGAGACTAATGCTGCCGGGCGGACCTCCACCGGCTGGTCCACGATCCTCGAGGGGATGATCCGCTCCGGCTGGAGTATCACTGCCACTTGGCCAGTCCGATCTGAGCGCGGCGGACGGATGAGGGATATCGGCTCGAATGCACTCGCGTCTTCCGTCGTCCTTGTGCTGCGGCCCCGTCCCGAGGATGCCCCCACGACCAACCGCCGCAGTCTCATGCGCGAACTGCGCCGCACTCTTCCCGAGGCCGTCGAGACCCTGCGCAGCGGCGGCATCGCCCCCGTCGACCTCGCCCAGGCGGCCATCGGCCCCGGCATGAGCGTCTTCTCCCGCTACTCTCGCGTCATCAGCCCCGACGGCACCGACATGAGCGTCTCCGAGGCCCTCACCCAGATCAACGCCGTGCTCGACGAGGTCCTCGGCGAGCAGGAGGGCGACCTCGACCCCGACACCCGCTGGTGCCTCACCTGGTTCGACGCCCACGGCTTCACCGAGGGCCCCTACGGGGAGGCCGAGACCCTCGCCTCCGCCCGCAACGCCTCCATCGACGCCCTCAAGCGCTCCGGCGTCCTCACCTCCGGCGGCGGCCGCGTCGGCCTCATCGCCCCCGCCGACCTCCCCGACGACTACGACCCCCGCACCGACGACCGCATCTCCCACTGGGAGGTCGTCCTCCACCTCGCCCGGGCCCTCGACCGGCGCGGCATCGACGAGGCCGGGAGGCTCCTCTCCGCCGCCGCCGAACGCGGCCTGGGCGCCGACATCCTCCAGTCCCTCGCCTACCGCCTCTACTCCCTCGCCGAGAAGCACGGCTGGACCGAGGCCGGCCTCCTCTTCAACGCCCTGGGCGGCTCCTGGCCGGAGATCGCCACCGCGGCCCGGACCGCGGAGAGCACCGGTCCGGACATCCAGACCGCACTCGACCTCGACACCCTGGAGAACCACTGA
- a CDS encoding ATP-binding protein — translation MEDIAVVSSRTVPPDPSIADALGAHHELPTALADLVDNSIDAGASQVCIRILTDDDYVSGLLVIDDGRGMSEAGIDAAMALSRRRDYGETDLGHYGLGLKAASLSQADILDVYARAIGGVPVGRRITREAPTLVQSLDVGQVGEVLEGPLVRMADTAPLSGTIIRWRGFRAAVVAPDRDERRSWLSRLIESIRGHLGLVFHRIIARGDVEITVDEYDLGLGRAGSARRVQALDPLALDAAAAHPYRLAGEVGEVPFDLTAVILKGGVLDTPGVEVSRRLSPAEGGQGLYVYRNDRLLQLGGWNSVIDGGRDYSNLRISIDVGDALLDVVRINPEKSGVVLEPEMGRAIHASVGQDIGTFSELLASARSAATEGRRREPRPIRLVEPVGGLSRDVYDAIQDSVEFADADPIRIRWERMPENRLVEVDGERRLLKINERHRRVYSTSTDPQDAPLLKTLVYLLYSDFFTGTYLGRREKQRIKAFERIIETALVDELRRRGAQEE, via the coding sequence ATGGAGGACATCGCCGTGGTCTCATCCCGGACCGTTCCGCCGGACCCGTCCATCGCGGACGCCCTGGGAGCCCATCACGAGCTCCCCACGGCGCTCGCCGACCTCGTCGACAACTCCATCGACGCAGGAGCCTCACAGGTGTGTATCCGCATCCTCACCGATGACGACTACGTCTCCGGCCTGCTCGTCATCGACGACGGCCGCGGCATGAGCGAGGCCGGCATCGACGCAGCCATGGCCCTCTCCCGCCGCCGCGACTACGGCGAGACGGACCTTGGCCACTACGGGCTCGGGCTGAAGGCCGCGTCTCTGAGCCAGGCCGACATCCTCGACGTTTACGCCCGGGCCATCGGAGGCGTTCCCGTCGGCCGGCGCATCACGAGGGAGGCGCCCACCCTCGTGCAGAGCCTCGACGTCGGTCAGGTGGGCGAGGTCCTCGAGGGGCCCCTGGTGCGCATGGCCGATACCGCGCCGCTGAGCGGGACCATCATCCGCTGGCGGGGGTTCCGCGCCGCAGTGGTGGCGCCGGACCGGGACGAGCGGCGCTCCTGGCTCAGCCGACTCATCGAGAGCATCCGCGGTCACCTCGGCCTCGTCTTCCACAGGATCATCGCCCGGGGGGACGTCGAGATCACCGTCGACGAGTACGACCTCGGCCTGGGGCGGGCGGGGTCCGCGAGACGGGTGCAGGCCCTCGATCCGCTCGCCCTGGATGCCGCCGCCGCGCATCCGTACCGACTCGCCGGTGAGGTCGGCGAGGTCCCCTTCGACCTGACCGCCGTCATCCTCAAGGGCGGCGTGCTTGATACTCCAGGGGTCGAGGTCTCGCGGAGGCTCTCCCCGGCTGAGGGCGGTCAGGGCCTGTACGTCTACCGCAATGACCGCCTGCTGCAGCTTGGTGGCTGGAACTCCGTCATCGACGGCGGTAGGGACTACTCGAATCTGCGCATCTCCATCGATGTCGGCGATGCTCTGCTGGACGTCGTCCGGATCAACCCGGAGAAGAGCGGCGTCGTCCTGGAACCGGAGATGGGGCGGGCCATCCATGCCTCCGTGGGACAGGACATCGGTACATTCTCAGAGCTCCTCGCCTCCGCCCGCAGTGCGGCTACCGAGGGGCGCAGGCGGGAGCCGCGCCCGATCCGACTGGTCGAGCCGGTCGGAGGCCTCAGCCGGGACGTCTACGACGCCATCCAGGACTCCGTCGAGTTCGCCGACGCCGATCCCATCAGGATCCGGTGGGAGCGCATGCCGGAGAACAGATTGGTCGAAGTGGACGGTGAGCGGCGTCTTCTCAAGATCAACGAGCGCCACCGGCGGGTGTACTCCACGAGCACCGATCCGCAGGACGCCCCGCTGCTCAAGACCCTCGTGTACCTGCTCTACTCGGACTTCTTCACGGGGACCTATCTCGGTAGGCGGGAGAAGCAGAGGATCAAGGCCTTCGAGAGAATCATCGAGACGGCCCTCGTCGACGAGCTCCGACGTCGTGGCGCCCAGGAGGAGTAG
- a CDS encoding DNA cytosine methyltransferase, giving the protein MTARTIRVLDLFAGAGGLTAGFHTASSRFRSIAAVEMDPEAAASYRATFPETEVYAGAIQDWLAEGTIPTGVDVVVGGPPCQGFSTLGKRDAEDARNRLWEQYAQVIQRARPKYFVVENVPAFGKSPQYRDFLAATRPGEFLEDYSFDFRVLNAADYGAPQARRRAVLIGHREDMTAPEFPEPTHSPDEGSGLPPYRTVRETLLRVPAQPDMDERFDQLRTRVGSRQVPGAFSPRELHVSRGYSPISLERFAKIPQGGNRADLPDDLKAPCWLRHTSGSMDVMGRMHWDRPSVTIRTEFFKPEKGRYLHPVENRAITHYEAALLQGFPDTHRFIGSRASIARQIGNAVPIPLGTAIARQILAQF; this is encoded by the coding sequence ATGACTGCCCGCACCATCCGCGTCCTCGACCTCTTCGCCGGGGCGGGAGGGCTCACTGCGGGCTTCCATACGGCGTCGTCGCGCTTCCGCAGCATCGCCGCAGTCGAGATGGACCCGGAGGCCGCCGCCTCCTACCGGGCGACCTTCCCCGAGACGGAGGTCTACGCGGGCGCCATCCAGGACTGGCTCGCCGAGGGGACGATCCCCACCGGCGTCGACGTCGTCGTCGGCGGCCCCCCGTGCCAGGGGTTCAGCACGCTCGGCAAGCGGGACGCGGAGGACGCCCGCAACCGACTCTGGGAGCAGTACGCCCAGGTCATTCAGAGGGCCAGGCCCAAGTACTTCGTCGTGGAGAACGTGCCCGCCTTCGGGAAGTCGCCCCAGTACCGCGACTTCCTGGCCGCCACCCGCCCCGGGGAGTTCCTCGAGGACTACTCCTTCGACTTCCGCGTCCTCAACGCCGCCGACTACGGCGCCCCGCAGGCGCGCAGGCGCGCCGTCCTCATCGGGCACCGCGAAGACATGACGGCTCCCGAGTTCCCGGAGCCCACGCACTCCCCGGACGAGGGCAGTGGACTGCCCCCGTACCGGACGGTGAGGGAGACGCTGCTGCGCGTGCCCGCGCAGCCCGACATGGACGAGCGATTCGACCAGCTCCGCACCCGGGTCGGCTCGCGGCAGGTGCCCGGGGCCTTCTCCCCCCGGGAGCTGCATGTCTCCCGGGGCTACAGCCCCATCTCGCTCGAGCGCTTCGCCAAGATCCCCCAGGGCGGAAATCGAGCCGATCTTCCGGACGATTTGAAGGCGCCCTGCTGGCTCCGGCACACCTCCGGATCCATGGACGTCATGGGGCGAATGCACTGGGACCGGCCCTCCGTGACGATCCGGACCGAGTTCTTCAAGCCGGAGAAGGGCCGCTACCTCCATCCCGTGGAGAACCGCGCCATCACCCACTACGAGGCGGCGCTCCTCCAGGGATTCCCCGACACGCACCGATTCATCGGCTCCCGAGCGTCCATCGCCCGGCAGATCGGCAACGCCGTGCCCATCCCACTGGGCACCGCCATCGCGCGGCAGATCCTCGCACAGTTCTGA
- a CDS encoding siderophore-interacting protein, translating into MARGGRGFQGTVLKALRVPEHKLTVTGVRELPPYTELIVQCPSLLGSGAAALPPTAWVRMWIPHDGREYQRAYTLTRIDRSQASARILFLHHEPAGPASQWSSHVRPGATVAVQVMGGTSYRSPSPGDRLLLVGDRASAPALVDAVNAAPVGSPATVIMLAPRDGYLPMAERDHEFVRLDPEVLEDRLLAAVDRTLWADTGDLALDWAWIALESSVTKAVRRHLVASGMSRRSIQHQAYWIRGRAMGVASEA; encoded by the coding sequence ATGGCACGTGGAGGACGGGGATTCCAGGGCACAGTGCTCAAGGCGCTGCGCGTGCCGGAGCACAAGCTCACGGTCACCGGGGTGCGCGAGCTCCCGCCCTACACGGAGCTGATCGTCCAGTGCCCGAGCCTCCTGGGCTCTGGGGCCGCCGCACTGCCTCCCACCGCCTGGGTGCGCATGTGGATTCCGCACGACGGCCGCGAGTACCAGCGCGCCTACACGCTCACCCGCATCGACCGGAGTCAGGCCTCCGCCAGGATCCTGTTCCTGCACCATGAGCCGGCCGGGCCGGCGTCGCAGTGGTCGAGCCACGTGAGACCGGGCGCGACGGTCGCCGTCCAGGTCATGGGCGGCACCAGCTACCGGTCTCCGTCCCCCGGCGACCGGCTGCTCCTGGTGGGAGATCGCGCCTCCGCGCCCGCGCTCGTCGACGCCGTGAACGCCGCCCCGGTGGGCAGTCCGGCCACGGTCATCATGCTGGCGCCTCGCGACGGCTACCTGCCCATGGCCGAGCGAGACCATGAGTTCGTCCGTCTGGACCCCGAGGTCCTGGAGGACAGGCTGCTGGCCGCCGTCGACCGCACCCTGTGGGCGGACACCGGGGATCTGGCGCTCGACTGGGCCTGGATCGCGCTGGAGAGCAGCGTCACCAAGGCGGTGCGGCGCCACCTGGTCGCCTCCGGCATGAGCCGGCGCAGCATCCAGCACCAGGCCTACTGGATCCGCGGCCGAGCCATGGGCGTGGCCTCCGAGGCCTGA
- a CDS encoding DUF499 domain-containing protein — MSATSNRDRIGRAIEILSGALEPWIAVAVAPKLPAASTWTDLLAWKDGRPDRTYEPSDPQCQLRIITERIGNLGFLFSGILSRGEQNLAGELREVRNKWAHNSPFSMDDTYRALDTAERLLRAINAPAEADQIRAMKRDALHSTFDAATRRDTRASAVAMPGLGENGLAPWKDVVRPHTDIVSGSYGQAEYAADLHQVAHGESSEEYGDPAGFFKRTYLTEGLKTLLTMTARRLSGDPNAQAVINLQTTFGGGKTHSMLAAWHLAGPTPLKDLTQDVQELLADTEIPDGFRRVAIVGNEISPGQPTTKSDGTVVHTLWGELAWQLGGAEAYELVAQADRTGTNPGAALRNLISRHTPALILIDEWVAYARGLYRRDGLTGGSFDTQFTFAQELTAAVQGTPGALLLVSIPASDIRQDGTVTRASELEIGGDGGREALQRLQHVVGRVAHNWSPATSGESFEIVRRRLFTDLDAEAIRKRDATVKRFVDYYRGQRGELPSETFQPDYERRLREAYPIHPELFDRLYGDWSSLERFQRTRGVLRLMSAVVHSLVQAGDDAPLIMPGSIPFDDDAVRDEIAGYLDDAWRTIIETDVDGENATPLRIDRERELFGRRALTRRIARTLFLGSAATLDTAHKGIDRQRLFLGVAMPGDTLGNFGSSLQLLTDRATYVYNQGTRSWYDRQPSINRMVVDRAASLDAADVAREAVDMLKAMAARAPEFVDVVVAPPSTGDVPDKQGATLVILGPDRTVAARNGRSAHVTGPGREFTEEFLRHRGSAPRSHINTLMAVAPDEGRWDEAEQALRIHMAWSQMAKEESIRDHDLTVSQADQARQKARETRGAAERSVAGAWIWALHPVQDDGGRPFEIEALKIEGDEQRIAVRAGLRLGKQDIVLTALTPMAVALELVGPNLRARWNEGRITVGELWSFFTRYPYMPRLRDRRVLEEAIASVMDDLGWESVGFALASDYDAERGDFLDLRLPLEDEAPRISDTTLLVAPALARAQRRREEEEQRTAAVVAESRESGPADDTGAAPDVTAARSASSRDGRAVAPEPAPPRVANLRFEGVAELDPGKDIAAQLALLAEEVIAHLKSGGAEILNIEVSIDASRYAGFDADTVRTVAENARTLGLKPGRFTEG, encoded by the coding sequence ATGTCCGCCACCTCCAACCGGGACCGCATCGGCCGGGCCATCGAGATCCTCTCCGGAGCCCTGGAGCCCTGGATCGCCGTCGCCGTCGCCCCGAAGCTGCCCGCCGCCAGCACCTGGACCGACCTCCTCGCCTGGAAGGACGGCAGGCCGGACAGGACCTACGAACCCTCCGACCCCCAGTGCCAGCTGCGCATCATCACCGAACGCATCGGGAACCTCGGATTCCTCTTCAGCGGGATCCTCTCCCGCGGCGAGCAGAACCTCGCCGGCGAGCTGCGCGAGGTCCGCAACAAATGGGCGCACAATAGCCCCTTCAGCATGGACGACACCTACCGCGCCCTCGACACCGCCGAGCGCCTCCTGCGGGCCATCAACGCCCCCGCCGAGGCCGACCAGATCCGTGCCATGAAACGGGACGCGCTGCACTCCACCTTCGACGCAGCCACCAGGCGCGATACCCGGGCGAGCGCCGTCGCCATGCCCGGCCTCGGGGAGAACGGCCTCGCACCCTGGAAGGACGTCGTCCGCCCCCACACCGACATCGTCTCCGGCAGCTACGGCCAGGCCGAGTACGCCGCCGACCTGCACCAGGTCGCCCACGGGGAGAGCAGTGAGGAGTACGGCGACCCCGCCGGCTTCTTCAAGCGCACCTATCTCACCGAGGGGCTCAAGACCCTCCTGACCATGACCGCCCGGCGGCTGTCCGGGGACCCCAACGCCCAGGCCGTCATCAACCTTCAGACCACCTTCGGCGGCGGCAAGACCCACTCCATGCTCGCCGCCTGGCACCTGGCCGGTCCGACCCCGCTCAAGGACCTCACCCAGGACGTCCAGGAGCTGCTCGCCGACACCGAGATCCCCGACGGGTTCAGGCGCGTCGCCATCGTTGGCAACGAGATCTCCCCCGGGCAGCCCACCACCAAGTCGGACGGAACGGTCGTTCACACCCTGTGGGGCGAGCTCGCCTGGCAGCTCGGCGGCGCCGAGGCCTACGAGCTCGTCGCGCAGGCCGACCGCACCGGCACCAATCCCGGTGCCGCCCTGCGCAACCTCATCAGCCGCCACACCCCCGCCCTCATCCTCATCGATGAGTGGGTCGCCTACGCCCGCGGCCTGTACAGGCGCGACGGCCTGACCGGCGGCAGCTTCGACACCCAGTTCACCTTCGCCCAGGAGCTCACCGCCGCCGTCCAGGGCACCCCCGGGGCCCTGCTCCTCGTCTCCATCCCCGCCTCCGACATCCGCCAGGACGGCACCGTCACCCGCGCCTCCGAGCTCGAGATCGGAGGCGACGGCGGCCGCGAGGCCCTCCAGCGGCTCCAGCACGTCGTCGGGCGCGTGGCCCACAACTGGAGCCCCGCCACCTCCGGGGAGAGCTTCGAGATCGTGCGCCGGCGCCTGTTCACCGACCTCGACGCCGAGGCCATCCGCAAGCGCGACGCCACCGTCAAGCGGTTCGTCGACTACTACCGGGGGCAGCGCGGCGAGCTGCCCTCCGAGACCTTCCAGCCGGACTACGAGCGGCGGCTGCGCGAGGCCTACCCCATCCACCCCGAGCTGTTCGACCGGCTCTACGGAGACTGGTCCTCCCTGGAGCGGTTCCAGCGCACCCGTGGCGTCCTGCGCCTCATGAGCGCCGTGGTCCACTCCCTGGTCCAGGCCGGTGATGATGCCCCGCTTATCATGCCGGGCTCCATCCCCTTCGACGACGACGCCGTCCGCGACGAGATCGCCGGCTACCTCGACGACGCCTGGCGCACCATCATCGAGACCGACGTCGACGGCGAGAACGCCACCCCCCTGCGCATCGACCGGGAACGTGAGTTGTTCGGACGACGGGCACTGACCCGGCGCATCGCCCGCACCCTGTTCCTCGGCTCCGCCGCCACCCTCGACACCGCCCACAAGGGCATTGACCGGCAGCGTCTCTTCCTCGGCGTGGCCATGCCCGGGGACACCCTGGGGAACTTCGGCTCCTCCCTGCAGCTGCTCACCGACCGCGCCACCTACGTCTACAACCAGGGGACCCGGAGCTGGTACGACCGGCAGCCGTCGATCAACCGGATGGTCGTCGACCGGGCCGCCTCCCTCGACGCCGCCGACGTCGCCCGGGAAGCGGTCGACATGCTCAAGGCCATGGCGGCCCGGGCCCCCGAGTTCGTCGATGTCGTCGTCGCCCCACCATCCACCGGGGACGTCCCCGACAAGCAGGGCGCGACACTGGTCATCCTCGGCCCGGACCGCACGGTCGCCGCCAGGAACGGACGGAGCGCCCATGTCACCGGCCCCGGCAGGGAGTTCACCGAGGAATTCCTGCGCCATCGCGGCTCCGCGCCCCGCAGCCACATCAACACTCTCATGGCCGTCGCCCCCGACGAGGGGCGCTGGGACGAGGCCGAGCAGGCCCTGCGCATCCACATGGCGTGGTCGCAGATGGCGAAGGAGGAGTCGATCCGGGACCACGACCTCACGGTCAGCCAGGCCGACCAGGCCCGCCAGAAGGCCCGGGAGACCCGGGGTGCCGCCGAGCGCTCCGTGGCGGGTGCGTGGATCTGGGCGCTCCACCCCGTCCAGGACGACGGCGGCCGCCCCTTCGAGATCGAGGCGCTCAAGATCGAGGGCGACGAGCAGCGGATCGCCGTGCGCGCCGGTCTGAGGCTCGGTAAGCAGGACATCGTCCTGACCGCTCTCACTCCGATGGCTGTGGCCCTGGAGCTCGTGGGGCCGAACCTTCGTGCCCGATGGAACGAAGGCAGGATCACCGTCGGCGAGCTGTGGTCCTTCTTCACCCGTTACCCCTACATGCCGCGCCTCCGGGACCGGAGGGTGCTGGAGGAGGCCATCGCCTCCGTCATGGACGACCTCGGCTGGGAGAGCGTCGGCTTCGCCCTCGCCTCCGACTACGACGCCGAGCGGGGCGACTTCCTCGATCTGCGCCTGCCGCTGGAGGACGAGGCGCCGCGGATCAGCGATACGACACTCCTCGTCGCCCCCGCGCTCGCCCGTGCACAGCGCCGCCGTGAAGAGGAGGAGCAGAGGACTGCCGCAGTGGTGGCGGAGTCGCGCGAGTCCGGACCCGCCGACGACACGGGCGCCGCACCCGACGTCACCGCGGCCCGATCCGCCTCCTCCCGCGATGGGCGCGCCGTCGCCCCGGAGCCCGCCCCGCCGCGCGTCGCCAACTTGAGATTCGAGGGAGTGGCCGAGCTGGACCCCGGGAAGGACATCGCCGCCCAGCTCGCGCTGCTGGCCGAGGAGGTCATCGCCCATCTGAAGTCGGGCGGCGCGGAGATCCTCAACATCGAGGTCTCCATCGATGCGAGCCGGTACGCCGGCTTCGATGCCGACACCGTTCGCACGGTTGCGGAGAACGCCCGCACGCTCGGTCTCAAGCCGGGCCGATTCACCGAGGGGTGA
- a CDS encoding GNAT family N-acetyltransferase, producing MKTDRVPHGAAVRVLVEQDLASEQMLALMRQAAGLPDAELCRIIAEELAVMEVVGTGPRGAPTSMAAYVSQSHGVVLEYIAVAPELRGDGIGRTLVDALAGVSGQVVAETDDDAVGFYRALDFDIGPAPSDPRWPGRRRYRCVRRS from the coding sequence GTGAAGACGGATCGGGTCCCGCACGGAGCGGCAGTCAGAGTTCTGGTGGAGCAGGACCTGGCCAGTGAGCAGATGCTGGCTCTTATGCGCCAGGCTGCGGGGCTTCCGGACGCCGAGCTGTGCCGGATCATTGCCGAGGAGCTGGCAGTCATGGAGGTCGTGGGTACGGGCCCGCGGGGCGCGCCCACGTCGATGGCGGCCTACGTCTCACAGTCCCACGGTGTCGTGCTGGAGTACATTGCCGTGGCTCCGGAACTACGTGGCGACGGGATCGGGCGGACGCTCGTTGACGCTCTTGCCGGTGTGTCGGGGCAGGTTGTCGCCGAGACCGATGACGACGCCGTCGGCTTCTATCGGGCGCTCGACTTCGACATCGGCCCTGCGCCGTCGGACCCGCGCTGGCCGGGGCGCCGCCGCTACCGCTGTGTGCGGCGGTCCTGA